In Strix aluco isolate bStrAlu1 chromosome Z, bStrAlu1.hap1, whole genome shotgun sequence, the sequence AGGGGACCCAGGATACAGAATGTCCAATCGCAATATAATTCAGGATATGTTGCCTCAATGATACTTATGTGGCTTCTCAGTTGGTGTAAAAGTCTCAAATTGAATGGATTGTGGATTTCTCCTGGGagattagaaattatttaaaacttttaaaactaaaaaaaaaaaaaaaagaggagcggctgagggaactgggggggtttagtctagagaagaggaggctgaggggagacctcatggctctctccaactccctgaaaggagggtgcagagagggggggatgagtctcttgacccgaggaaccagcgccaggacaagagggaatggcctcaagttgcaccagggtagggttagactggctcttagaaagtatttctttgcagaaggggttgttgggcgttggaatgggctgcccagggcaggggggggagtccccatccctggaggggttgaagagtcgggttgacccagcgctgagggatctggtggagttgagaatggtcagtgggAGGTTCagggttggactgaatgatcttcaaggtcttttccaaccaagacaattctgtgattctgtgaactcaaACAATCTATTAAGGTCTCCAGCCTTCACATAATACAGATTGCTTCCCCCGGAAATTGTTAGGAAGACAGAGTCAGTAAAATGGCACAAAGGCTTGATAAAAATGCTTCCATAAACTCTGAATATTATGTGTGTATACAAATTTTGCAGCGACATGCTTATGAACCACATCTCCCCTCACCCCAAACCCCATCTTGAAGGTGTACAGCCAGTAGCAATTCTCAGCTGACAAAGAGACCAGCCCGCTTCTCCAAAGCACTGCCAACATCCCGGGGTGCCGACAGCTGCCGCCGCACAACAAGCGGCCGCTCCCCGGCTCCGGCCGGCGGGAACACCGCCTCAGGCCGCTCCCCCACAACCTGCCCTACTTCCACACTCAAGATGGCGCCGCCCGACTCAGCGGCGGACAGAACAGACAGGCCCTGAGCATGCCGGAAGTCTCTTCTACCGCAGCCCAGCACACCTAGGCTAGAGAGGAGCTAGAGAGGAGCGAGCGGGGGCGGCACAGGCACCCCGTGAGCCCGCCAGCCACGCTACAGGCCCGCCATGACCGCCGCCATTTTCCACAGGCAGGCACCCCCCGCCCCTCTGACCGCGACGCGCAGCATTCTGCGTAGCAGCACCCTCACGCACCaaaccccgcccccccccgcggaGACGGTACGGAGAAACGCCTCCTCCCGCTTGAGTGTCAGCCCTCCAGCCAATGAGCAAGCGCGCAGTGCTCGGAGGCGGGAAGATCTCCGCCAGCGCCCAATCAGAAAGCGAGGAGGGCGCGGGTTGGCGGTCGCCGGCGTCGTGCCGCGTTTCCCAGGGgaagggggcggcggggccgtgcGGAGGGGCAGGCGGTGGGTTAggcccgccgcggcccggcgcgGGGGTGGCGGCAGCAGCATGAGCTTGGCCTTGAGGTTGGTATGAGCTGGGCGGTTCCCCCCTCGCTCCCTTTGGGCGGCGGagcgcgggcggggggcggccgccgctaTCCGGGGCCCTCTGGGGCCCTCAGGGCCTCGCTGTCCCCtcggggggctgccgggggaggTATTGTCGGGAAGCCGGGTgaggcgggcagcggcggggcctgGGAGCTGGCGTGTGCCGGCGAAGGTCATCCGCAGCCTCCAGCCGCTTACGTCTTATCCCTTCGGAGGGGGTCGTGGGCGGATCAGGCCCGGCAGCGTCTGTTTaccgaggggagaggaggggagggccCGTCGCGTCTGGCTTTGAGAGGTTCGCTTCTGGATTGTTTTAAGTAATACATCTTCAAAAAGCCTTTTAATAGGCGTTGTTAGGCTGTtgagttttgttgtgttttcattttgattcaGTAACTGTTTTATAAAGGGGCCTGGCTTACAAAGTCTGTACCTTGCAAATCCTTGTCTTCAGGTGTAATTAATATGCTTATATGGCATATATGATCCTTAATTTTCAAGTCTGGGAACTTCATGTTTCATGTGGTAAAAGTGGTTGTAGAAGTGCTACTAAACTACTTGCATTTAAGTACTGGTCTGTCTCTTGAAAAAAACACTTTATGCTAAGCACTAAATAAACACTCGAGTAGCCAGATGCTTCTTCCAGAAGAGTCTGGCGTTAATCTGCTTTCAGACTTCTAAATGGATTTCATCATTGCGGCTCACAAAATGTGGGCTCTCTGGATCCGAGCTACTCTCCCAGTCCTAATTATGTAGGCAGCTCAGAGTTATTTTAGTCCTTCCAAAAGCTATAGTAATCCAAAGCCTGTGTGAAATCATGCTGTCCCCAATTGATCTGCTAAGGATCTCTCACTCTTTGACAATATTGTGGTCTGAGGCAGGTCCAGCTTGTGCAGCTTGTGCTTTTCTTGTCTATATTTGGAATTTTTACTGGTGTAGCTTCAGTGGTTGTTGAAAGCTAAATCCCAGCTGTGTGTTTAAtctttggttttgattaaaattaGCAAATCTTtaacaaaggagaagaaaaagcgGCTCATTACAGgagattcagaaaataaatatccttGAAAACCATTTTTCTGTTCACTCATCAGTAATTCTTACGCGTTTTACAGTAGGTGGCAAGAGCGTGCATTTTTCCTCTGGTGCAAATAAAGAAATGAGtgtaaaaagcattttcctgAGAGGAGAACGTTAGAAGGGGCTTctggaagtcatctagtccacctttctgctcagagcaggtccCACTCAAAACTGAATGAGGTTGCTGAGCACTTTCTCCAGTTGGCTTCTAAAAATTTCTTATGATGGGGACTCGTCAGTCTCCCAGTGCAGCTGTTCCAGCCCATAAACACTCATGCTGGGAAAACGTTTCCCCTTAGCTGCAGTTTTTTCTCTTGCGTTTTGTAGTAGTTGtctcttgttctttcactgtgCTCCTCTGAGGGGAACCTGTCACTCTTTTCTGTGTAATAACCCTCCAGATGGTGAAGGACAGCACTTAGATCCCCTCTCCTTAGCCCTCACCCGCCTAGTCCCTCTGCCTCACTCACCGTGGTCCAACTAAACCcagtttcttcagcttttcataTGCTGCAGCAACCAGGCACGGGAGTCTCTGCCTTAGACTTTATCCACTTTCTCTACATTTCACTGGCCCTGGGGTGCCCACAGCTGAACGCAGCACATCTGATGTGGCCTCAGGGTCACGGTATGGAGGGGATTTACCACTGCAATTAGCCATGCTCATCACAGCGACAGTATGCTATGAGGTGCATGCATGCCTGCTTCTTCCCAGTGTGTACCTTGAGCACTCTTTAACAGTCTTAGTTGATACCACATGTTAGCTCAAAtgtactattttttattttttaattttttttagagtTCTTGCTCTGAAATGGACATCTTCCAAGCAATTCCTCTGGATTACAGCAGTCAATCTCATTGATGTGAATAAAGcacagttacagaaaaaaaaaaaaaaaagttactagcTTGGTCCAAAGTACCTTTTATCAGTGCCATCCTTTTCGGCTTTTTCAGCTGTTGTCCCCAATATATGAATCATATGTTTTCTGTCTGTTACCTGAAAATTTAATCTTATTTCTAGACTAGCCAAGGAAAAGAGAGCTGTTTGTGAGCAAGATTTGCTGACTGCGGGGGGGAGGCTTGTCTTTTGTATaaccaaaacacagcagaaagtCTTTTGAACAGTGCGTATGTGTGTgatttaaaggattttaaaaaaatccataaatgcTGTTTGCCTTAAGAACTGTTACAGGCAGCAAAGCCAATTTGTGGCACCTAAAGCCCGCTTCAGTAGCCTGACAACTCACTTGTCTCTTCTTGTTAAGCCTCCAGCAGCCTGTCTCTCAAAATTCTTTCTTCTAAGCTACAGTTCAGAAACAAGTGTTTTCAGTTGTATCATTTCAACTGCCAATCTAGTTTGTAACCTCAAGTATTCTTTTTAACTGGTAGTTTTTCTACCCTAATTTTGTTGTTGGTATTTATTAACCAAAACACctgtgctggttttattttgggtgGGGGAGTGGAGGTGTCATTCAGCTTTCATAAAGGAATTGTCAATTTCAAGTGTTATTTTAAACTGACAGGACAAGCTGGGAAGAGGCTGAACAGAGGAGGTAGTGATTTGTGCAGTTATGGTGAGTTTCTTATTGGTGGAAGACATTATCTACAGTGGTATCTTcccagaaaaaaatcaattactcttaatttatttcttctcataTAGGAATGAGCTTTCCGTAGACaaaactaaaaagaagaaaagaagagaactGACTGAGGAGCAGAAGCAAGAAATTAAAGATGCCTTTGAGTTGTTTGATACAGACAAAGACAGAGCAATAAATTACCATGAATTAAAGGTAAAAGTTTTCTTCATTTAAACAGTTTTATGGCAGATAATATGTATCTGTTTCTTAGTGAGTTTTTGAGATGTTGactgtatctttaaaaaatgctCCATGTTCAAGATCTCTTGCTGGGCTGTAGGAGTGAAGATTGGGAGGGGGGTGGGAAATACTGCATTGGTGTAAGAATTAGCTTTTCTTCCCACACTATAAACTTGACAAAGAAACAGAATTGCTGTAGTTTCCTGCATAATACTGGTCTGAATACTCCCCAGGGTTTAGCTTGGACAGATGACTTAAGTGGGAAAAGCTCTTGAAAAGCTGGTTCTTTTTAAAGGCACTGTATAATCTAAAGCTTGGTGTTGTGAAAATCCACAGGTTTCAGATGCTTAGGTAAAAGACGTAAATCAAATTTGTAGAACTGTTGACTAAAAACCAGAGCTTACCCACTTGCATTTTTCAACAGGGAGCCTGTGGATCGTAGGAATGAAGCATGCTATTTGTGTGTGGGGAGGGCTCCATAGTTGCCCTTCCCAGTGAAGTCTCCTGTTCACAGCTCTCAGCAAATGGAGGTTAGGATGGCAGTCTCTCCTAGTGAGTCCTCCCACCTGGAAGTCTCTAGAAACAGTACATGAAGTTTATTAAAGTCGCTTTAATAGAATCTTTATGAATTTTTGTTCTGATTATACTGCATCAGGAACAAAAAGTGGCTTTGGAGAGGCCAGTGTTTCTGTCACATACGGGTTGAGATTCTTTTAGGAAGAAATACTTAACCCAGCCTGCTGGCTCCACATTCTGGCTCTACCAAGTAACTCACAGGGGGACAAAAAAACTCTTTTGTTTACTTTAATTGCTGTTAAGAGAAATGTCTTAAGTATAGCAATTCCCTTTATTTCAGAGTTCAGGTATTTTATCTTTGCTGGAAGCTACAGTGAGTGGGGTAATACCGGGGACTGTTTCAGGACTGTTAATATGCTTTTTCCAGTTATGGTATGCTTTGAATTCCCAGCTGGCATGATTGCCTGCAAAGCTGTTGCTTACCTGCCTAATTTAATATTGTGGCCCTGAAGATAATACTACGGaagaacagaaatacataaagaaaagaACTGTCTCCTTCTCTACAAAATCCAAATACAGCATAGATTTTTGGAGGGCTACATCCAATAGGATTGTGGTTTTCCACTACCAGTTTAGTTTATATTCATCAGTTTGGAGGAAGTTAAGGTAGTGTGTGCTGAGAAATTGCCATCTCAGTTGAAATGGAAAACTAAACGTGTACTCCCTAAcctaatggaaaaataaaaaaataggttGGTTTATGTTGTTCACTGGAAAAGCAGTGAAGTCGCTCGTAAGAGGACTTGTAAACCCATGAACATACTCACACTTAGTATGAATACTGAAGAAGAATAATTTGAAGAATGattttcagttttatctttgAAAAAATGTCAGTACTTGAAATGTTTTTGGACATGAGGAAAATAAGTCTACTTGTCCTAAGAAACATTTGGGCCAATCTGTAAAATCCCTGAAAATGCAAAGGCTAGTTTTTCTGCTGTAACTTGGTGTTCCATTTGCTAATAGTGTTTTCAGGTCATTTTTATATACaaagcttttttattaattttatttattattgttgctAAACCACTAATACAGACCTTCTCTCTTGGGCAAGATGgtaattactgaaaataaaaagaaatctgttaaatctgtattttaatctTCATATGTGGTTGCACTTCCATTTTGTTCCAAAAGGTGGCAATGAGAGCCTTGGGGTTTGATGTGAAAAAAGCTGATGTACTGAAAATACTTAAAGATTATGATCGAGAAGCGACAGGCAAGATCACCTTTGAAGATTTTAATGAAGTTGGTATGTGTTTGGTTGTGTACCTTCACAGAAATGTGGCGTGTAGTAGCAACTACAGTTTGGAAGCAGTACTTTGTGTACTTCTTCAATTACCTGGTACTATTAAGAAGTAGAAGTCGGAgatttcatgtttttcttaataaaagTCAGTAGTGGAGGAAAATAAGTCTTTGTATTCTGAATACTCAGTTTGATATGTAGAGGTGAATGATAGCCACAGTATAAAAGGAAATAGAGTATACACAGTCCTAATATTTTTCAAACTTACACAAAGAAATAAATGCGGACTTAAAATGTAGATATTCTTTATGGATTTTGTAAGATTCTCCTTCCTGCTGTGGAAAAGTATTTGGCATTGAATTTCATGGGAAGGAGTGTGTACAGAGGCAAACTGTAAACTGAATACAGACTTCATATATAACAAAGATAAGAGAAATTGAAACAGATGTTAAATATTAAAGGATTTTCAACTGTTGATAAAAACAGTAGAATTTTATTAGGCTGTTTCTTTTATCTGAAGATTGTGTATTGCATAGTTTGACATACTTTGAGTATGTAGTGATCTGCagaatttttaaagataaagtttctttgaagattttttgGTTGTTACACATAATTTATACTTTTGCATACAATGTgtgtttaccaaaaaaaataagTTGTGTGGGATTTTGCCATATATGGCTTTACATCTCTATTTCATTATTCCCGTCCGTGTGTTCAAGGTATTAGATTTCTGTAAAGCTTCTGAAATCTCTCCCAGTGTAGTACCTGTGTGTTTGCTCTTAGCTACAAACAACAATCTACTTAACATGGCAAAACAGTTATTGATTGAAACGTGGCAAATTTTAATGATTTAACAGGTTAGGATTGGACAAAATGTGTTGTTAATGTCAgataatatttttatagttttatttcagGTTAGAGAAAATTACAAGTCAGAAGAGAACCAGAAGTAAAGCCTATGGGGAAATATACATGATCAGTCctgatataattaaaaaaaaaagtgagagtattgatttaatagtaataataataccaCTGTAATTACATCATTATGCTATAATATATAATTGAATATACTGTAATTACTgtgtaattcttttttaattcctgatGTTCAGTCCTGTCATTGTTCATTGTTTCCTGGTTCTGTCCTGGCTATCCATACGGGCAGTCTGTAAGTGCTGTGAGAAGCTAGGAGAATTCTTGTAGAAAGCACAATATATGCTTGGAAGGTGATCGAACCTGTCCCAAAACTTGAATCAGATTTGAGTGCTGCTATGATGCCGTATGACCGTAGCACAGAATTAAACATGATACCGCTTCTAGGAGAAGGATCAGGGACTTAGTGAAAATAGGTTATAGAAGCTTTAATTGTGAAGAGCTGCTAAATATAGCCAAGCAATTCTTGAGCCATCAGTTTTTCATAATTTAGTGTTATTTATGGTTTTAAATGCAGGAATGGCTCATCTGAAATGTATAAAGATGCAATtactttttgtcttgttttgtacAGTCATGTTCCTAATAGTATATAGAGACCTAGTGTGTTATTGTTCTTCAGCTAACATTGCAGTTGTCTTTTTGCCACAAAAGGTagaatttttcaaattatgtAATACTGTCATGCAGTGtagttaatgaaaatatttaaattttattataaatctgAGGGATTTATGTAGACATATAAACTTCATTGCTGTAGTGACCTTATATGAGCTTGAATCTAATTTTTTCCTGTCGAGTTTGCTAAGCCAGAGCAGGCATTGCATCTGCAGACAGTGGCAGATGCTAAGTGGTTTTCTATGCACAAAATGGAGTTGATGTGTTTTTAATGGCTTGACGAAAGTCATAAATAGCAAGCCCTGTAATACAAGACTAACAGGTTACAAAGATGTGAAGATCTATTATGGTTGATTCGTCTGAAATAattactagaaaaatattttatgagggccagtttgccttttctgttacagaaattgACAAATGGTTTTGATAAAAGGAGTAATAAAGACTGATTAATCCTTTCAGAATTAACATCTTGCAGTTCATAGCAGTGTTCTTTTCATAACCCCCGGGGTTtaggcttttttggttttttgttagtGTGATTTTGTATCTAAAGGAGAGGTTCCATCCATGTGAATGTTTTTCATTACTTAGTGTTTCAGTGTTCTCTCCAAGTCAAAATACTATCCTGatcaaaacatataaaaaaaattcacatcttCATTTGTCAGAGCTGTTTTTCCTGAAAGGTAAGTTGGGAACAGAGGAGACGTGTAGACTTTTAATTCCTGTTGAAAAGTGTGTTGAAAGCACGTAAACTGTCATGTAGCTTTCCGCTGCAACAGGTATGTCCTAAAGAGAAACTCAGCTTGGGAAAAGAGAGGTGAGAAGGAGAGGTCAGCCAAACAAATACGCATGTTGAATTGgaatacataaaaatgaaagaaagggtGAAATTGGAAATGTATGTTCTTCATATTGCCTCAGTCTGCTAAGGTTATTTTGAGTTTAACCTTCAGAATTTTTTAGTCTAATTTAAGGTATCCTTCTTACAGTGACAGACTGGATACTGGACAGAGACCCACAAGAAGAAATACTCAAGGCATTCAAATTGTTTGATGATGATGATTCTGGTAAAATAAGTCTAAGAAACCTGCGCCGAGTTGCTAGAGAATTGGGTGAAAATATGTCTGATGAAGAACTACGGGCTATGATTGAAGAATTTGATAAGGATGGAGATGGAGAAAGTAGGTATTAGAAACAAAACCCCATATAGTCTGTTCTTAATGTTCTCCTCTTTTTTAAACAGGGTTTTGTTGTGAAAATGTCCTCTTTAATTTCCTTCTAAATAGCTTTTAGCTCAAACTTACTGTAGCTTACACATAATGGAAATTGGTTTTGACAGCTACTGCTCCTGGAAACACATGTTGGGAGTCTAAAAATCAAGGTGATTTCTCAAGCTGATTCACCACTAACTCTTATTCAACCAATGTCCATTAAAAGTCGAGTGAAAGTATAGTTGAAGGTGGAAGAAATTGAACTGGTATGTGGGAGATTCCGTGTACCtatgtgacatttttatttctttataaatcagTAAAAGGATTAAAGTGCTAAGAGAAACTCTTCTGATCACCTAGTCAGTATTTCTTAAGTGGTGATGTGTCACTGTTGTGATTTCAGCATGGTAGTCAGATATGGAGTATTAAGCTAATAAATGATGCTGGTTGTAGCCTGTGTCTGTGCAGAATCAACTTGGATAGGTCTTTACTCCTGAACCTCAGAGCACCGAAGAGCATGGTGTGAAAAATTACTCTGGACAATTGACAAGGTGCATGCAGAGTGGCCTGCAGAAGGCATTTATTAGCTAGATAAAGAATGAATTAACAAATCTAGTTTGATACTGTGCTTATTAAATCTTCATGAACACTGAaacttaggcttttttttttttattaacttgaaAGCACTCTTTTGTCTATACCAGAAACCTTAGTATCTGAATTTCAGGGACCACTCACTTGAGACCGTCTACATAAACACTGCATTTTTAACAGTCATCGAAACCTACTTCtaagtttttctttcaggatgGTGACTCATGTCTGAGATTTCAGTAGAGTTCATCAACTTTTCCAGTCACAGTAGCTCTTCTTGCGAGCCACCGCATCTGTTGGACTCAAAACTTTCACtactagtggaaaaaaaattgcattgtCAGCTTTGTGACAGACACTTCTCCCTAGAGATAGATGTTATTGCATACTGGGGAATACAGTTAGTCAACTACTGAAACAACCCCTTTTCTTTCAAGAGGAAGAGCAGGACGTTTAAACATGGTCAGTGGTGTGGCAATGTGAACCTCTTGTTCTGCTGTAGGAGTGTAAATAGGGAACCTGGAGACAAAGGTAGTGAAAGGTCAGTGACTCAACTGCCAGAAGAGTGTTAAGGTTGACACTGTTACTACTAAAGTAAGAATTGAGAAAAGtgtgtgatttctttctttttggagctgatgttttctgctgtctttctgtGGTCTGAGACCATGGTTCCTTAATAAATGCTGTACAATGGATGATGTACAATGTACAATCTGATGTTCCTCCACACTCCCAGCTGTGTCTTCCCACCCATTTCTTGCACTGGCAGTTCTGATCCCCCAGGTGAGGTGGTTAAGGGAGCTAAGCCAGGAGAAAACTGTTCATTTAGgtttttaagtgttatttttcttgctgcttaGATCCCTGAACTGTCTCACTGCTTGATCAGGTTTTGTTGGAGCTGCATcctgagaaaacagattttgttttttctcagtgtttcctaTAGGATAATTGAAGCAGGTCAGTGTAGTGAAAGCTGCAGATCCTGTTTTCAGGCACCTATCTGCAGTGACACACAGGATTGCAGCTGTGAATTCTGGCAGACAATAGGATACCTATTAACTTCCTCTTCAGTAGCTGCAAAGCAGAGTGTGAATGATGCCTGTTTTCTCAATCCATCAGATTGATTGCTAGTCTAGGTAGATACTTTAATTTTgagcttgttttgcttttaaaaaacgATGAGTTTTAAGGGCATTGCTTGactttttagattaattttacttttttgggAGTTTTTGGAAGGTTTAGCTGTAGAGGTGAGCGAGAGTACAGTTCATCTGCAAACACGTTTTGTGTCACTCTCCTGGAGCTGCCAGTTGAGATGTCAGAATCATGGATCCAAGGATGTTTTTTTGTCACGTGGCTATTTGATCGCTACAAACTGAATGTAGACCATTAGCTCCTTTCAGGAAGGTTTCTGAGTTGTATTTAT encodes:
- the CETN3 gene encoding centrin-3; the encoded protein is MSLALRNELSVDKTKKKKRRELTEEQKQEIKDAFELFDTDKDRAINYHELKVAMRALGFDVKKADVLKILKDYDREATGKITFEDFNEVVTDWILDRDPQEEILKAFKLFDDDDSGKISLRNLRRVARELGENMSDEELRAMIEEFDKDGDGEINQEEFIAIMTGDI